The nucleotide window TTGTATCTTTTTTAAGGAAACGAAATGGAATGGTTTCCATAAAGGTACTTCCATAGAAGATCGTATATCCCAGGCCCGAATTTTTTATAGCCGCAACCGCCTGCTCCTTAAGGCTGGCCACCCACCAGGCAGAACCATCTTTTCTAAGTTGCCGCTGAATAAGGGAGCTTAGGTAGCAGATATGCGACACCCCTATTTTCTTGGCTGCCGCCAAAATGTTATTCAGGCCCTCTCTCTCTGGCTGGAAGTCAGTAAGCCTGCTGCTCGGATCGACAGACAGGTTTAGGTACAGATAGGCACCCGGTAGTAGGGCCGCAGCAATACTATCCGGACTGGCAAGTTCCAGGTGTATCCATTTTACTTCCTCTGGCAACCAATCGGGTCGTTTTCGGCTACCTAGGGTTACGGAAAACTGCGGATTTTGAGCGAGCTGTAGCACTACCGGCTTACCGAGCATGCCCGTTCCGCCAATAACCAGGATGTTCTTCTTCATAGGGTAATTACTTTTCGACAAATTACCCGATCAAAAAGCGGCTAAGCATTCACTTTGGTTAACTTTTGTAGTCGGCCATCCTTTTTCGGATCCGGCTGAGGCTTTGCGGTGTAATGCCCAGGTAGGAAGCCACCAGATATTGTGGCAGTTCGTGGATAACACGCGGGCGTTCCTTTTGCAACTGCAAATACCGCTGATGGGGGCTAAGCTGCAAAAAGGAATGTATCCGGCGATGAGAATGGCAATACGCGTTCTGAACCGCTAAACTTAGGAATCTTTCAAAGCGGTGAAGTTCCTTGCAAAGTTTTTGCACTGACTCGAAGCTTAGGCACTGCAGTCTGGTGGGTTCTATTGCCTCCAGAAAATCCACACTGGGTTCGCGGGTGAGAAAGCTCGCTAAGGCTGCACCCATATTTCCATCGAAAAAAAAGTTGTCGGAAGCGATTGTTCCAGCACGCAGTGTGTACCTATGCACGATCCCTTCCTCTACAAAAAAAATGTCCTGTGCCACAGCTCCTTGGGTCAGGATGTGGTCACCTTTACTGTACGCTCGCAAATAAAAATGCTCGGAGACCAGCGCCCACTCAGCGTCCTCAAAGTGCACCCACTTTTCAATACAGCTCCGTATGTTATCCAGATTCAAAGTTTTGGCAGAGGATATGTGAATCAGAAAAAGCCTCTGGCGGCGTGAAAAACAGGCTTTATCACCAGCTTTCCGGCTTCATCCAGGTAGCCCCAGCTGCCCCGGCCTACCAGCCCCTGCACCTCGCCCTGCAGCTCGGTGTCATCCTCGGGGGTGTGTACAGAGAGGGCACAGCGATTATACGTCCACTGCAGGGGGCTGGGCTGCCAGGTGTGGCAGGCCAGGGGCAGGATGGTTACCCTACCTGCCGCTATCCATACCCAGCGGCGTGTGCGCACCCCACGCACCAGCTCATCGTAGGCATATCCGTAGCGGCTGGCCGAGAACGCTGCTAGTGGTGTGGAGGCCCTGTAGCCGGGCGCATGCAGGGGCGTAGCCCTGGCAAGTGTGCTATCCAGCCAGAAGAGCTGACCGGAGCGGAGCCCGATGTATCCATCCTTGAGCGCATACAGGGTATCGTAGCTGGGCTTGAGCAATCCGTGTGCGTCCTGATCCACAATGCCCCAGGCAGGCCTGTGCCGGTGGCGCAGCAGGTATCGGTGCGGGTTGGGGGTAGGCAGTATGGCTTGGCCACGATGTTTATCAAGTAGCCTTTGTGGTATAGCCGGCGGCTGTGGCCGGGGCTGCCCGCTGCGGGTGTGTAGCAGCAGGGCCTGGCTGGCAGTGGCAGAGTCGGCATAGGTCTGGCTATAGTCGCCCCATGTGTTCAGCAGATACCATAGGCTGTCTTTTCGGGCCAGGGCCAGGCCGCCCCGAAAGTCGTAGGCAGCATCGTACACCCAGGGTACCACTACCATGCCTCGCTTATCCAGGTAGCCCCACTTGCCGCTGGAGAAGCGTACGGCGGCAAGCCCCTCGCTAAAGTCTCGGGCGGCCAGTAGCCAGGGAGGCTGAACCAAGGCCCCATTGGTGTCTATATAGCCCCATCGGTAGTGGATTTTGACAGCGGCCAGCGGCTGATCCCAGCGGAGGGCGCGTGCACTGGTATCCCTGAGTGGCAGTGGTGCCTGGGGCTGTGCATAGCCTGTGCTTGTTAGCACCACAAACAAGCAGCTAGCCAGCAGCCCGATGACACGTATTAACGTGGTACGCATACGCCAATATACACCCGCCGCGCCATTGATGCAGCGGGGCCAAGCTAAAAATCCGCATAGTGTATCACAGAATGTATTGACAAAACATTAAGTGTATCTACTATGTTGATATACAACTAGTAAAGAAACGCCATATGGACTATTACTTCAGGATAGCAAGATCCTCGTTATCCTGGTTTTGCAGTCCCCCCACTATGCAGTAGCCGCCACCTGCCTTCCGCCTGCGGCGGGCAGTGTCTCGCAGGTGCAGCCAGCCGCCGGTGCCCAGGCGCAGCCGGAAGCAGGTAAGCAC belongs to Bacteroidota bacterium and includes:
- a CDS encoding NAD(P)H-binding protein: MKKNILVIGGTGMLGKPVVLQLAQNPQFSVTLGSRKRPDWLPEEVKWIHLELASPDSIAAALLPGAYLYLNLSVDPSSRLTDFQPEREGLNNILAAAKKIGVSHICYLSSLIQRQLRKDGSAWWVASLKEQAVAAIKNSGLGYTIFYGSTFMETIPFRFLKKDTITLAGRLPFPTYWIAAEDYARQVEAAIRMSTPTTHKTYTVQGPQKLRVDEALQIFAKNYSKGLSGKSIKVKRVPLQLLALLGLVSRKMRYMYELLHALDRFEEQPDHQATWQDLGEPSITIDVFAKSLKIAFQA
- a CDS encoding Crp/Fnr family transcriptional regulator, with product MNLDNIRSCIEKWVHFEDAEWALVSEHFYLRAYSKGDHILTQGAVAQDIFFVEEGIVHRYTLRAGTIASDNFFFDGNMGAALASFLTREPSVDFLEAIEPTRLQCLSFESVQKLCKELHRFERFLSLAVQNAYCHSHRRIHSFLQLSPHQRYLQLQKERPRVIHELPQYLVASYLGITPQSLSRIRKRMADYKS
- a CDS encoding WG repeat-containing protein; this encodes MRTTLIRVIGLLASCLFVVLTSTGYAQPQAPLPLRDTSARALRWDQPLAAVKIHYRWGYIDTNGALVQPPWLLAARDFSEGLAAVRFSSGKWGYLDKRGMVVVPWVYDAAYDFRGGLALARKDSLWYLLNTWGDYSQTYADSATASQALLLHTRSGQPRPQPPAIPQRLLDKHRGQAILPTPNPHRYLLRHRHRPAWGIVDQDAHGLLKPSYDTLYALKDGYIGLRSGQLFWLDSTLARATPLHAPGYRASTPLAAFSASRYGYAYDELVRGVRTRRWVWIAAGRVTILPLACHTWQPSPLQWTYNRCALSVHTPEDDTELQGEVQGLVGRGSWGYLDEAGKLVIKPVFHAARGFF